In Ammospiza caudacuta isolate bAmmCau1 chromosome 2, bAmmCau1.pri, whole genome shotgun sequence, a genomic segment contains:
- the TRIM45 gene encoding E3 ubiquitin-protein ligase TRIM45 produces the protein MSGPRCPQCAQPCASPRLLPCLHSLCEPCLRRLGPPEGPPGAARPVLCPVCDAELSLPAGGVGQLPPDCLARSRGRAAAGCDLCADGAAAGRCLTCGLRLCRFCCRAHRRQKKTASHAVTELESTKDCSQAGKPLLCPSHPTEELQLFCEQCDQPVCRDCVLGRHRQHPCDFASNVIHRHGDALRELLQSSRRHLDTLEDVLSQVDEMGGAVRSRAEAVAAEICLFARGYVKAIEEHRDRLLKQLEDLKVQKENLLHLQKAQLQQLLLDMRTGVEFTEHLLTSGSDVEILVSKGVVSSRLTQLNSVAYSTHPSVDDRIHFSPHERAGQCCGYEVFGAILNKVVDPARCTLHGEDLHSARQSQLSGFTLLCRDTAGERLGRGGEAVRVTITHRDKSHCAVKPTVCDNGDGTYCISYSPEEPGLYAVCVCVKGQHVQGSPFTLTVKPKFREHQGVFHCCTFCSSGGQKAARCACGGTMPDAVTMTSQGQAIFWSMTTVIVILAAVIALIIGFGVSGKHSISVTALTSLGNIGQRSILGCSFEPDIQMDSIAIQWAKEGVVGLVHEFKGGKDHLQEQDPSFQGRTAVFADQVIGGNASLELRDVQLSDAGIYQCSVTTARGSGAAVLRYRTGAFSMPVVQVEHGSHEDVLQCEAPRWFPRPAVRWMACGDTGEHLPLAANTSYQLNPKNITVKVVSLLHNITANATYTCVIENSIAKAVANIRVTDFSTTKVTNLQLVNLNAESVSSSFPACHWMLLLPLYLLST, from the exons ATGTCGGGGCCGCGCTGCCCGCAGTGCGCCCAGCCCTGCGCCTCGCCGcggctgctgccctgcctgcactCGCTGTGCGAGCCCTGCCTGCGCCGGCTCGGGCCGCCGGAGGGGCCGCCGGGCGCCGCCCGCCCCGTCCTGTGCCCGGTGTGCGACGCCGAGCTGTCGCTGCCGGCCGGCGGCGTGGGGCAGCTCCCCCCCGACTGCCTGGCCCGGAGCCGCGGCCGGGCCGCCGCCGGGTGCGACCTCTGCGCCGACGGGGCGGCGGCCGGGCGGTGCCTGACCTGCGGCCTCCGCCTGTGCCGCTTCTGCTGCCGGGCGCACAG GAGACAGAAGAAAACGGCCTCCCATGCTGTGACAGAGCTGGAGAGCACCAAGGATTGCAGCCAGGCCGGGAAGCCTCTCCTGTGCCCCTCCCATCCCacggaggagctgcagctgttctGCGAGCAGTGTGACCAGCCCGTGTGCCGGGACTGCGTGCTGGGCAGGCACCGCCAGCACCCCTGTGACTTCGCCAGCAATGTCATCCACCGGCACGGGGACGCCCTgcgggagctgctgcagagcagccggCGGCACTTGGACACCCTGGAGGATGTGCTGAGCCAGGTCGATGAGATGGGCGGCGCTGTCCGCAGCCGCGCAGAGGCAGTGGCCGCGGAGATCTGCCTCTTTGCCAGGGGCTACGTGAAAGCCATTGAGGAGCACCGGGACCGGCTGCTGAAGCAGCTGGAGGACttgaaggtgcagaaggaaaacCTGCTGCACTTGCAGAAGgcgcagctgcagcagctgctgctggacatgAGGACAGGCGTGGAGTTCACGGAGCACCTCCTGACGAGCGGCTCAGATGTGGAGATCCTGGTCTCCAAAGGGGTGGTGTCCAGCCGTCTGACACAGCTCAACAGCGTTGCCTACAGCACCCACCCCAGCGTGGATGACAGGATCCACTTCTCCCCCCACgagagggcagggcagtgctgtggctATGAAGTTTTTGGGGCCATTCTCAATAAAGTGGTCGATCCAGCCAGATGTACCCTGCATGGGGAAG aTCTCCACAGTGCCCGTCAGAGCCAGCTGAGTGGCTTTAccctgctgtgcagggacactgcGGGGGAGCGCTTGGGGcggggaggagaggctgtgcgCGTCACCATCACCCACAGGGACAAGAGCCACTG TGCAGTCAAGCCAACAGTGTGTGATAATGGTGATGGGACCTACTGTATTTCCTACAGCCCTGAGGAGCCAGGCTTGTATGCTGTCTGCGTCTGTGTGAAAGGGCAACATGTGCAG ggctctcccTTCACTCTGACAGTGAAGCCCAAGTTCCGGGAGCACCAGGGGGTGTTTCACTGCTGCACCTTCTGCTCCAGTGGAGGCCAGAAAGCCGCTCGCTGTGCCTGTGGTGGCACCATGCCAG ATGCTGTGACCATGACATCCCAAGGCCAGGCCATTTTCTGGAG CATGACTACAGTCATTGTCATCCTGGCTGCAGTGATCGCCCTGATCATTGGTTTTGGTGTCTCAG GAAAACACTCCATCAGTGTGACGGCGCTGACGTCTCTGGGGAACATTGGCCAGCGCAGCATCCTGGGCTGCTCTTTCGAGCCCGACATCCAGATGGACAGCATTGCAATCCAGTGGGCCAAGGAGGGAGTAGTTGGGCTGGTTCACGAGTTTAAGGGAGGGAAGGACCACCTGCAAGAGCAGGATCCATCATTTCAGGGCCGCACGGCCGTGTTTGCGGACCAGGTGATCGGCGGGAATGCCTCCCTGGAGCTGAGGGATGTGCAGCTCTCCGATGCTGGCATCTACCAGTGCTCTGTCACCACAGCCAGAGGGAGCGGGGCAGCGGTGCTGCGCTACAGGACAGGAG CCTTCAGCATGCCCGTGGTGCAGGTGGAGCACGGAAGCCATGAGGACGTGCTGCAGTGCGAAGCCCCGCGCTGGTTCCCTCGCCCTGCCGTGCGCTGGATGGCCTGTGGTGACACTGGGGAGCACCTGCCCCTCGCTGCCAACACCAGCTACCAGctgaaccccaaaaacatcaCTGTGAAGGTGGTTTCCCTCCTGCACAACATCACTGCTAATGCCACCTACACCTGTGTGATTGAAAACAGCATTGCCAAGGCTGTGGCCAACATCAGAGTGACAG ATTTCAGCACTACAAAGGTGACCAACTTGCAGCTGGTGAACCTGAATGCAGAGTCAGTGTCATCCTCCTTTCCAGCCTGTCACTGGATGCTTCTGCTTCCCTTGTACCTGCTGTCAACATAA
- the CTC1 gene encoding CST complex subunit CTC1 — MAAPGAAEQRWLRAARDFVRGALAGPDGQEAEALEAVLRCLRSAGGGALPLGCSFISISDLQHQQRIPCCSHLSWSTKEFKEWSNQGQGALPMQHTLPRTYLILVGCLTDGRQDNKERLVDGCLYVKDNTGIIPCELLHFELDWLDSLFVFPSWSYIPQTDQSAAGYLEILVDPMPVNALKEVLHSIPVTSPVPAEPLLTSRIPRKKRSKLTVAGELTRLGPLLCVHHKTFFFLFLKCFASAVCVPVLVRKPSQLLWHRVFQLGHRYTITGLSMSSLKKSGQTVFITSASSCLLPYCAEQVREQPLDSASQGESTQSSSLEAAEQLSCSLQLEAEEERPRPTKESKIISYVGFVTKVLNVQAGLFLLDNQVCLCLAYQPLLNSARGLRPGACVQLIDVHLLQKPLASFPFTVLGACLNSMVVLKSFSRLSTPYEPLASSGNLCLQLLFRFNLGMPLYLWLVNLLETFEQRFSCFFGRRRLLSSMHQNPGAAEKFLVPLLQAMVPDREEARDIYNEILSEIHQCPLQKYLPLNPPCQAPSLSAVCRVAEQKSWEGFSPSQLLSPLEAQHMGTQELNRRLAWSYCTLSAESFQPQLILLGVLRVSSRSGFLQLQDKSSTLCCVISRKDGSPFAQTALIGSLMRVENYQLVVERFLKTDFPSWEHLENLEHVREKKTSVYVQFYLEDVQVLHAAGGQIQKGLRSGNSSSLRNKKDGSTASELETPEAKMLKLEDPKADTGRENCQGGESGPRTTSCVSQLFLVTQKEGLMSRNYQLPTEGDKEAHELHHCFQAIVLWLGRPQLWSHPRETGNLSELEDTGCDGEEGVTQQEALLLFLGRSLRWFPFLHVDGLYRFTVPCCSDLEVFYKLYSPPVPATFLSRPSCPPSCLLVQDSWHLEHETWISCLPEHQLTALSVLTGMDQRTASIPEVLSSSFTGSLVSFCGEIMERTLCASPKNEKPPGHPKQTETLLSRDHSVKLSVSAAPGSPVVMDIYITATYLQHLRGLLPGAKILFQNLERKISRFCNVYCTYIASSCVSILSLPASHLPSNPAGEASSPSLVFLSSLRPQLQNVAQARILCHLSCVLTVRLQWICSLCSCIFKEGRCTRHNPPCPSQTGVRQASARVLVEDGTGEAVVLCRNEHVAAVLGLSLLEWEAVQNCVQSRGSVCIQHGEAPGAGCLEEAEDLVAHYLRSLCRSPLICRPILLDFSLDRKPSKILQPAPLQLRNFRSGEVEFVSRVGPRPSLLCLKVEEVGQDALGYLNSQRMSRTSSSC; from the exons ATGGCGGCGCCCGGCGCGGCG GAGCAGCGCTGGCTACGGGCGGCGCGGGACTTCGTTCGCGGGGCGCTGGCGGGGCCGGACGGGCAGGAGGCAGAGGCGCTGGAGGCGGTGCTGCGGTGCCTGCGGagcgcgggcggcggggcgcTGCCGCTCGGCTGCAG tttCATCTCCATCTCTGACCTACAGCATCAGCAGCGCATACCGTGCTGCAGCCACCTGAGCTGGAGCACTAAGGAGTTTAAGGAATGGTCTAATCAAGGACAAGGTGCTTTACCCATGCAGCACACTTTGCCAAGGACTTACCTGATCCTGGTTGGCTGTTTAACAGATGGAAGGCAAGACAACAAAGAAAGGCTGGTAGATGGTTGCCTGTATGTGAAGGACAATACTGGGATAATTCCATGTGAG CTCTTGCACTTTGAACTGGACTGGCTGGACTCactgtttgtcttcccaagctGGTCATATATCCCACAGACAGACCAGAGTGCAGCAGGGTACTTGGAAATCCTGGTGGATCCAATGCCAGTAAATGCCCTCAAGGAAGTACTTCACAGCATTCCTGTCAcctccccagtgccagctgagCCACTGCTTACCTCCAG GATTCCGCGTAAGAAAAGATCAAAGCTTACTGTAGCAGGGGAATTGACCAGACTCGGGCCTCTCCTTTGTGTTCACCACAAGACattcttctttctgtttctgaagTGCTTTGCATCTGCTgtttgtgtccctgtgctggtgcGA AAACCcagccagctgctgtggcaTCGTGTCTTCCAGCTGGGTCACAGGTACACAATCACAGGCCTGAGTATGTCCAGCCTGAAGAAATCTGGACAAACAGTGTTCATCACCAGTGCTTCTTCCTGCCTTCTGCCCTACTGCGCAGAGCAGGTGAGGGAGCAGCCACTGGACAGTGCTTCACAAGGAGAATCCACTCAGTCTTCTTCCCTtgaggctgctgagcagctcagtTGCTCCTTGCAGCTGGAGGCTGAAGAGGAGAGGCCAAGACCAACCAAAGAGTCCAAGATCATCTCCTATGTG GGATTTGTCACCAAAGTACTCAATGTCCAAGCTGGTCTCTttttactggataaccaagTCTGCTTGTGCCTTGCTTACCAGCCCCTGCTGAACTCTGCACGGGGCCTCCGACCGGGAGCCTGTGTGCAG CTCATCGACGTCCACCTCCTGCAGAAGCCTCTGGCCTCCTTCCCCTTCACTGTACTCGGTGCCTGCCTGAACAGCATGGTTGTGCTGAAGAGTTTCTCAAGGCTCAGCACCCCCTACGAGCCCCTGGCCTCTTCAGGAAATCTCTGCTTGCAGCTGCTCTTCCGCTTCAATCTGGGAATGCCGCTGTACCTCTGGCTGGTGAACCTCCTGGAGACCTTTGAGCAGAG gttttcttgtttctttggGCGCCGTCGATTGCTTAGCTCTATGCACCAaaaccctggagctgctgaaaagTTCCTTGTCCCCCTTCTGCAAGCTATGGTGCCAGACAGAGAAGAAGCAAGAGATATTTATAATGAAATTCTATCAGAAATACACCAGTGTCCCCTGCAGAAA TACTTGCCTCTGAACCCTCCATGCCAGGCCCCATCTCTGTCTGCAGTTTGCCGTGTGGCAGAACAGAAGAGCTGGGAGGGCTTCAGTCCATCCCAGTTGCTTTCCCCCTTGGAGGCACAGCACATGGGCACCCAGGAGCTGAATCGCAGACTGGCCTGGTCCTACTGCACACTCTCAGCTGAAAGTTTCCAGCCCCAACTG ATACTCCTGGGTGTGCTGAGGGTCTCCTCCAGGAGCGGTTTCCTTCAGCTGCAGGACAAGAGCAGCACACTTTGCTGTGTGATCTCCCGTAAGGATGGCAGCCCCTTTGCCCAGACTGCTCTCATAG GATCACTCATGCGGGTGGAAAACTACCAGCTTGTAGTGGAGAGATTCCTTAAGACTGATTTTCCCTCCTGGGAACACCTGGAAAATCTGGAGCatgtgagagagaaaaaaactaG TGTCTATGTGCAGTTCTACTTGGAGGATGTTCAGGTTCTCCATGCTGCTGGAGGACAAATCCAGAAAGGCCTTAGGAGTGGAAACAGCTCCTCTTTGAGGAATAAGAAAGATGGCAGCACAGCATCTGAGCTGGAAACCCCAGAGgcaaaaatgctgaaattgGAGGATCCGAAGGCAGATACTGGCAGAGAGAACTGTCAGGGGGGTGAGAGCGGCCCCAGAACAACGAGCTGTGTATCTCAGCTGTTCCTGGTCACCCAGAAGGAGGGCCTCATGTCACGCAATTACCAGCTGCCCACAGAAGGAGATAAAGAGGCACATGAGCTGCACCACTGTTTCCAGGCCATAGTGCTGTGGCTGGGCAGACCACAGCTCTGGAGCCACCCCAGAGAAACTGGGAACCTATCGGAGCTGGAGGACACTGGCTGTGATGGAGAAGAGGGTGTGACGCAGCAAGAA gcactgctgctgtttctggggAGGTCTCTGCGATGGTTTCCATTCCTGCACGTGGACGGACTGTATCGCTtcactgtgccctgctgctcG GACCTGGAAGTGTTTTACAAGCTCTATTCTCCACCTGTGCCAGCAACATTCCTGAGCAGGCCATCATGCCCCCCGTCGTGCCTGCTTGTCCAAGATAGCTGGCACTTAGAGCATGAGACCTGGATCTCCTGTCTGCCTGAGCACCAG CTCACAGCCCTGTCAGTGCTGACAGGCATGGACCAGAGAACTGCCTCCATCCCAGAAGTGCTTAGCAGCAG TTTCACAGGTTCCCTTGTTTCTTTCTGTGGGGAGATCATGGAGAGGACCTTGTGTGCCTCTCCCAAGAATGAGAAGCCACCTGGCCATCCAAAGCAGACAG AGACTCTGCTGTCCAGGGATCACAGTGTGAAGCTCAGTGtctcagctgctccaggctcccctGTTGTGATGGACATTTACATTACTGCCACCTacctgcagcacctcagggGCTTGCTACCTGGAGCCAAGATCCTCTTCCAGAACTTGGAACGCAAGATCTCAAG ATTTTGTAATGTTTATTGCACATACATTGCCTCCAGCTGTGTGAGCATCCTATCTCTGCCAGCCTCTCACCTGCCTTCTAA TCCTGCAGGAGAAGCCTCATCCCCCTCACTAGTGTTTCTATCCAGCTTGAGACCTCAGCTGCAAAATGTGGCCCAGGCCCGGATTTTATGCCACTTGTCCTGTGTACTGACTGTGCGCCTGCAATGGATTTGCTCACTTTGCAGCTGCATCTTCAAAGAG GGGAGGTGCACCCGACACAATCCTCCATGTCCATCACAAACAGGAGTGAGGCAAGCCAGTGCACG GGTGCTGGTGGAGGATGGAACAGGTGAAGCTGTGGTGCTGTGCAGGAATGAAcatgtggcagcagtgctgggcctGAGCCTTCTCGAGTGGGAAGCTGTGCAGAactgtgtgcagagcaggggcagcgTGTGCATTCAGCACGGGgaagctcctggagcaggg TGTCTAGAGGAAGCTGAGGATCTTGTTGCTCATTACCTAAGGAGTCTGTGCAGAAGTCCTCTCATATGTCGCCCCATCCTGTTGGATTTCAGCCTAGACAGGAAGCCCTCCAAGATCCTGCAGCCTG ctcccctgcagctgcgGAATTTTCGCTCCGGTGAAGTGGAGTTCGTGTCACGAGTGGGGCCTCGTCCAAGCCTGCTGTGCCTGAAGGTGGAGGAAGTGGGCCAAGATGCCTTAGGCTACCTGAACAGCCAGAGGATGAGCAGGACATCCAGTTCCTGCTGA